Below is a window of Musa acuminata AAA Group cultivar baxijiao chromosome BXJ3-11, Cavendish_Baxijiao_AAA, whole genome shotgun sequence DNA.
CTTGCTGTGGGGACCCAGCTTCTTGTTTTTGGACGGGAAGTAATTGGTTTTGCTATCTGGATGTACAGTTTGGTGAGGCATGATTGGTCTAGATGCCCACCTATGAAGCTGCATCGTTGCCTTTTTGGATCTGGAAGCTCTGGGCACATCGCTATTATTGCTGGGGGAAGTGATATGGCTGGCCACGTTTTGAGTAGTGCAGAGTTGTACAATTCAGAGTGTGGTACTTGGGAGACTTTACCCGATATGAATGTGCCGAGGAGATTATGTTCCGGCTTCTTTATGGATGGAAAATTTTATGTTATAGGGGGCATGTCAAACCATACAGATCCTTTGACTTGTGGCGAGGAGTACAACATCGAATCCAGGACATGGAGAAGAATTAGGAACATGTATCCTGGTGGAAACAGGGCTACTCAGTCTCCCCCTCTTGTTGCAGTCGTAAATAATCAGCTTTATGCCGCAGATCAATCTACGAACGAAGTCAAGAAGTATGACAAGTCAAACAACACTTGGAATGTGGTAAGATCATTGCCCGTGAGAGCTGACTCTTCCAATGGTTGGGGTCTTGCATTCAGGTCATGCGGTGACAAGTTATTGGTGGTCGGTGGTCATCGAGGGCCTCAAGGTGAAGTAATTGTTCTGCACGTTTGGCGTCCTGAAGATGGAAACACGGGTGGAGCAGAGTGGGATGTGCTTTCCATCAGAGAAAGAGCTGGTGCTTTTGTTTACAACTGTGCGGTGATGGGTTGTTGATGCATGCAAATGCGTGCTGTTTGTGTGTCATGAATTATATTAGTCAGGAAAGATCAGAAGACTTGATTCATGAAATTGCTTATATTactgtttttttgttttcttttaagta
It encodes the following:
- the LOC135653260 gene encoding F-box/kelch-repeat protein At5g60570-like isoform X1 — encoded protein: MDNCITTDYFELIVLGAYREIELQHSKPEIMVVAPHCYLSQLFRSFDQECDSSQKYLIGYLVLAKTGKLAKVKRDTFDTDFVVDNGYHRGLKKKRSVVKTQPGGSYTDRRSNDCLLPGLHDDIALDCLALTCRSEYPSLACLNKRFNSLIRSGYLYKLRRQLGVIEHWVYLACSLMPWEAFDPFRRRWMRLPRMPCDDCFSCADKESLAVGTQLLVFGREVIGFAIWMYSLVRHDWSRCPPMKLHRCLFGSGSSGHIAIIAGGSDMAGHVLSSAELYNSECGTWETLPDMNVPRRLCSGFFMDGKFYVIGGMSNHTDPLTCGEEYNIESRTWRRIRNMYPGGNRATQSPPLVAVVNNQLYAADQSTNEVKKYDKSNNTWNVVRSLPVRADSSNGWGLAFRSCGDKLLVVGGHRGPQGEVIVLHVWRPEDGNTGGAEWDVLSIRERAGAFVYNCAVMGC
- the LOC135653260 gene encoding F-box/kelch-repeat protein At5g60570-like isoform X2 produces the protein MVVAPHCYLSQLFRSFDQECDSSQKYLIGYLVLAKTGKLAKVKRDTFDTDFVVDNGYHRGLKKKRSVVKTQPGGSYTDRRSNDCLLPGLHDDIALDCLALTCRSEYPSLACLNKRFNSLIRSGYLYKLRRQLGVIEHWVYLACSLMPWEAFDPFRRRWMRLPRMPCDDCFSCADKESLAVGTQLLVFGREVIGFAIWMYSLVRHDWSRCPPMKLHRCLFGSGSSGHIAIIAGGSDMAGHVLSSAELYNSECGTWETLPDMNVPRRLCSGFFMDGKFYVIGGMSNHTDPLTCGEEYNIESRTWRRIRNMYPGGNRATQSPPLVAVVNNQLYAADQSTNEVKKYDKSNNTWNVVRSLPVRADSSNGWGLAFRSCGDKLLVVGGHRGPQGEVIVLHVWRPEDGNTGGAEWDVLSIRERAGAFVYNCAVMGC